A genomic stretch from Chloroflexota bacterium includes:
- the dnaX gene encoding DNA polymerase III subunit gamma/tau — protein sequence MADTSGRALYLVWRPRRFDEVVGQPHVVRTIRNAVKHGTIAHAYLFSGPRGTGKTTMARLLYKAVNCLQPVDGGPCETCSICTDANDGRALDLIEMDAASNRGIDDVRDLREKINYAPAEARYRVYILDEAHQLTQAAWDALLKTLEEPPPHAILVLATTESHKVPATVLSRCQRFDFHRHTAVNIRDRLATIAHDEGIEVEGAVLSWLARAARGGMRDAISLLDQLRSFCGDRIDADSARDVLGLAGLETVRPFLEAMQQERPGDALEALNEALDRGTDLRVYLGDTLTYLRALMLLRFGAVAPLRAELPDEEVAWLEEYATAWDAGRLRQLVGGFGEALAKLRDPAQLLIQVELVVLGGGSAAHEPAARSGSAPLPTMPPRPTPTFTPARSGRPAPGQPAGSPAPQPREDLTPQPAATNLTPQSAANLTPQPAATNLTPRSAANLTPQPATNLTPQPPLRVGEGEQSPPPAPAHPMAANSAVARPPLTVPPVRPDDDDPLPDLDDLDPYYGGEQPARRPATSAPPAAPATAPPMSAPAASTPSQTPAPAAPAPTKDDESRRSKWDGMGVGGGTVRAHWETDEDDAAEAKRVVVDAPPPPPPPIRRPASAPGGAATPAAPASGTPTPAEPALDFADLRKRWPTIRNQIWRNGIERAPFLSAELVGVEGRCLVVQASSGALNFVAKDEQKRALRGRVIDLLGRGADIRFVDDKTPYTPPPSSAAAVVPPGPALPTSDPVIQAGLRFFGGPIERLPDD from the coding sequence ATGGCCGACACGAGCGGACGCGCCCTCTATCTCGTCTGGCGGCCCCGTCGCTTTGACGAGGTCGTCGGGCAGCCGCATGTGGTCCGTACCATCCGGAACGCCGTCAAGCACGGCACCATCGCCCACGCCTACCTGTTCTCCGGCCCGCGTGGCACCGGCAAGACGACGATGGCGCGGCTCCTCTACAAGGCCGTCAACTGCCTGCAGCCAGTGGACGGCGGCCCCTGCGAAACCTGCTCGATCTGCACCGACGCCAACGACGGCCGGGCGCTCGACCTCATCGAGATGGACGCCGCCTCGAACCGTGGCATCGACGACGTGCGCGACCTCCGCGAGAAGATCAACTATGCGCCGGCCGAGGCCCGCTACCGCGTCTACATCCTGGACGAAGCACACCAGTTGACCCAGGCGGCCTGGGACGCGCTTCTGAAGACGCTGGAGGAGCCGCCGCCCCACGCCATCCTGGTGCTGGCGACGACCGAGTCACACAAGGTGCCGGCGACGGTCCTCTCGCGCTGCCAGCGCTTCGACTTCCACCGCCACACGGCCGTCAACATCCGCGACCGCCTCGCGACCATCGCCCACGACGAGGGCATCGAGGTCGAGGGGGCCGTGCTCTCCTGGCTGGCCCGCGCGGCGCGCGGCGGCATGCGCGACGCCATCAGCCTGCTCGATCAGTTGCGCTCGTTCTGCGGCGACCGCATCGATGCCGACAGCGCCCGCGACGTGCTCGGGCTGGCCGGACTGGAGACGGTCCGCCCGTTCCTCGAAGCGATGCAGCAGGAACGGCCCGGCGACGCCCTCGAAGCGCTGAACGAGGCGCTCGACCGTGGCACCGACCTGCGCGTCTACCTCGGGGACACCCTCACCTACTTGCGCGCGCTGATGCTGCTCCGCTTCGGGGCCGTCGCGCCGTTGCGCGCGGAGCTGCCAGACGAAGAGGTGGCGTGGCTCGAGGAGTACGCCACGGCCTGGGACGCCGGCCGACTCCGTCAACTGGTGGGCGGCTTTGGGGAGGCGCTGGCGAAGCTGCGCGACCCGGCCCAACTGTTGATTCAGGTCGAGCTGGTGGTCCTGGGGGGCGGCAGCGCAGCCCACGAGCCGGCCGCGCGGTCTGGCAGCGCACCCCTCCCGACGATGCCGCCACGACCGACGCCGACGTTCACGCCCGCCCGGAGCGGCCGGCCGGCGCCCGGGCAGCCAGCAGGCAGTCCTGCGCCGCAGCCACGGGAAGACCTCACCCCCCAGCCGGCCGCGACGAACCTCACCCCACAGTCGGCCGCGAATCTCACGCCACAGCCGGCCGCGACGAACCTCACCCCACGGTCGGCCGCGAATCTCACGCCACAGCCGGCCACGAACCTCACCCCACAGCCCCCTCTCCGCGTCGGAGAGGGGGAGCAGTCGCCGCCGCCAGCGCCCGCGCATCCGATGGCCGCCAACAGCGCCGTCGCCCGCCCGCCCCTCACCGTGCCTCCCGTGCGGCCCGACGACGACGATCCGCTGCCGGACCTGGACGATCTCGATCCGTACTACGGCGGCGAGCAGCCAGCGCGGCGGCCGGCCACCAGCGCACCGCCTGCAGCACCGGCAACCGCCCCGCCGATGTCAGCGCCGGCAGCCAGCACACCGTCGCAGACGCCCGCGCCGGCCGCCCCCGCTCCGACGAAGGACGACGAGTCGCGGCGCTCGAAGTGGGACGGCATGGGCGTCGGCGGCGGCACCGTCCGTGCCCACTGGGAGACGGACGAGGACGACGCTGCCGAGGCGAAGCGGGTCGTCGTCGATGCGCCCCCGCCGCCGCCACCACCGATCCGCCGGCCAGCCAGTGCGCCCGGCGGGGCAGCCACGCCCGCCGCACCGGCGTCGGGAACGCCGACGCCGGCCGAGCCGGCCCTCGACTTCGCCGACCTGCGGAAGAGGTGGCCGACCATCCGCAACCAGATCTGGAGGAACGGCATTGAGCGCGCCCCGTTCCTCTCGGCCGAGCTGGTTGGGGTGGAAGGCCGCTGCCTGGTCGTTCAGGCGAGCAGCGGGGCCCTCAACTTCGTGGCGAAGGACGAGCAGAAGCGCGCGCTCCGAGGCCGGGTCATCGATCTGCTCGGGCGGGGCGCGGATATCCGCTTCGTCGACGACAAGACGCCCTACACGCCGCCACCCAGCTCGGCGGCGGCGGTCGTTCCGCCTGGACCCGCACTTCCCACGTCGGACCCGGTGATCCAGGCCGGTCTGCGGTTCTTCGGCGGGCCGATCGAGCGGCTGCCGGATGACTGA
- a CDS encoding YbaB/EbfC family nucleoid-associated protein, with product MMGGNPRDLQRQMAQMQAKLAKIQEDLGSETVEASVGGGVVTITMTGHQVVESVKIDAEIVDPEDVETLQDLMVAAFNEALKKSQELASTRLGALTGGLKIPGLM from the coding sequence ATGATGGGTGGTAACCCGCGCGATTTGCAGCGGCAAATGGCGCAGATGCAGGCGAAGCTCGCCAAGATCCAGGAAGACCTGGGCTCCGAGACCGTCGAGGCGAGTGTTGGCGGCGGCGTCGTCACCATCACCATGACCGGGCATCAGGTCGTCGAGTCGGTCAAGATCGACGCCGAGATCGTCGATCCCGAAGATGTTGAGACGCTCCAGGATCTGATGGTCGCGGCGTTCAACGAGGCGCTCAAGAAGTCGCAGGAGCTGGCCTCGACACGGCTCGGCGCGCTGACCGGCGGGCTGAAGATCCCCGGGCTGATGTAG
- the recR gene encoding recombination protein RecR: MQTTVEPVARLIEELARLPGIGPKTAQRLTYHLLRVPEDRARALAEAIVHMKEAVIFCSTCLNITDRDPCTVCRSESRDHATICVVEEPLDVVALERTREYKGLYHVLHGTLDPMGGVGPDDLKIRELLRRLDGAVTEVILATNPNVEGEATSMYVARLVQPLGVKVSRLARGLPIGGDLEYADEVTLARALEGRRPF; the protein is encoded by the coding sequence ATGCAGACAACGGTTGAACCGGTGGCCCGGCTCATCGAAGAGTTGGCGCGGCTGCCTGGCATCGGTCCGAAGACGGCGCAGCGGCTGACCTACCATCTGCTGCGTGTCCCCGAAGACCGCGCCCGCGCCCTGGCCGAAGCCATCGTCCACATGAAAGAGGCCGTCATCTTCTGCTCGACGTGCCTCAACATCACGGACCGCGATCCCTGCACGGTCTGCCGCTCGGAGTCCCGCGATCATGCCACCATCTGCGTGGTTGAGGAGCCGCTCGACGTGGTCGCTCTGGAGCGGACCCGCGAGTATAAGGGGCTGTACCACGTCCTCCACGGCACCCTCGATCCGATGGGCGGCGTCGGCCCCGACGATCTGAAGATCCGCGAGCTGCTGCGCCGCCTCGACGGCGCCGTGACCGAGGTGATCCTCGCGACAAACCCGAACGTCGAAGGCGAGGCCACCTCGATGTACGTGGCGCGGCTCGTGCAGCCGCTCGGCGTGAAGGTCAGCCGCCTCGCGCGCGGCCTGCCCATCGGCGGGGATCTGGAGTACGCAGACGAGGTGACGCTTGCCCGCGCTCTCGAAGGCCGCCGGCCGTTCTAG